Proteins encoded in a region of the Bombus vancouverensis nearcticus unplaced genomic scaffold, iyBomVanc1_principal scaffold0042, whole genome shotgun sequence genome:
- the LOC143304592 gene encoding uncharacterized protein LOC143304592 isoform X1, which produces MDTGSKKEIKEMITKDISNIHNYSLDVKKYINNQLEDSLDYLHGLIAEIPQSVPGPSTTKRPKVLKKKGYRRKETIPENDIINTDNTVTDSAVHDKTENKDVKTGDLLETTIDRTKRKAAIKAAINIKKQQSMSLVTKLRRLTLDDDSNVNRKRGGRPKKKESARSSSDEKNTKGSTKHSKTKKNVLSETISKEDAKQPERIEPLKSSMTTRDSNIKRTFSWSENTKGKYSNIIDDTVIPSAKNDIEDPSMCEDALEKFTPLMNSTMDINSTYTQKMMDATAIVEPLSPIKSNETVVINKNLASSIGKNNEPKFTSRSLLRRASLPGPGHTPRARRTPDVRFSVRRTLNIFKHPS; this is translated from the exons atggatactggatcaaagaaggagattaaagaaatgattaccaaagatatatcgaatatacataattattccttggatgttaaaaaatatattaacaaccagcttgaagacagtctggattatttacatggtttaattgctgaaataccacaatcagtccctggcccttcaactacaaagaggccgaaagttttgaagaaaaaaggttatcgccgtaaagagactatcccagaaaatgatattatcaatactgacaatacagtaacagattcagcagtacatgataaaacagaaaataaagatgtaaaaactggggatctgctggaaacaacaattgaccgaacaaaaagaaaggctgcaataaaagctgcaattaatattaaaaagcagcagtcaatgtcacttgttacaaaattacgaaggctaactcttgatgatgacagtaatgtaaat aggaaacgtggaggccgacctaaaaaaaaggaaagtgctagaagtagttcagatgaaaaaaacacaaaaggttctacaaaacatagtaaaacaaaaaagaatgttttaagcgaaacaatttcaaaagaagatgcaaaacagccagaaaggattgaaccattaaagtcttcaatgacaacaagagatagtaatataaagagaactttttcatggagtgaaaacacgaagggtaaatattctaatattattgatgatacagtaattccatcagcaaaaaatgatattgaagatccttcaatgtgcgaggatgcacttgagaaatttactcctcttatgaattccacgatggacatcaattctacttatacgcagaagatgatggacgctaccgcaattgtagaacctttatcaccaataaaatcaaacgaaacggtagtaattaataaaaacttggctagtagtataggaaaaaataatgaacctaaatttacatcacggtcgctgttacgccgggcctctctgcctggcccaggtcacacaccgcgggccagacggacaccagatgtccgcttttccgtacggcgtaccctcaatatctttaagcacccgtcataa
- the LOC143304592 gene encoding uncharacterized protein LOC143304592 isoform X2 yields the protein MDTGSKKEIKEMITKDISNIHNYSLDVKKYINNQLEDSLDYLHGLIAEIPQSVPGPSTTKRPKVLKKKGYRRKETIPENDIINTDNTVTDSAVHDKTENKDVKTGDLLETTIDRTKRKAAIKAAINIKKQQSMSLVTKLRRLTLDDDSNRKRGGRPKKKESARSSSDEKNTKGSTKHSKTKKNVLSETISKEDAKQPERIEPLKSSMTTRDSNIKRTFSWSENTKGKYSNIIDDTVIPSAKNDIEDPSMCEDALEKFTPLMNSTMDINSTYTQKMMDATAIVEPLSPIKSNETVVINKNLASSIGKNNEPKFTSRSLLRRASLPGPGHTPRARRTPDVRFSVRRTLNIFKHPS from the exons atggatactggatcaaagaaggagattaaagaaatgattaccaaagatatatcgaatatacataattattccttggatgttaaaaaatatattaacaaccagcttgaagacagtctggattatttacatggtttaattgctgaaataccacaatcagtccctggcccttcaactacaaagaggccgaaagttttgaagaaaaaaggttatcgccgtaaagagactatcccagaaaatgatattatcaatactgacaatacagtaacagattcagcagtacatgataaaacagaaaataaagatgtaaaaactggggatctgctggaaacaacaattgaccgaacaaaaagaaaggctgcaataaaagctgcaattaatattaaaaagcagcagtcaatgtcacttgttacaaaattacgaaggctaactcttgatgatgacagtaat aggaaacgtggaggccgacctaaaaaaaaggaaagtgctagaagtagttcagatgaaaaaaacacaaaaggttctacaaaacatagtaaaacaaaaaagaatgttttaagcgaaacaatttcaaaagaagatgcaaaacagccagaaaggattgaaccattaaagtcttcaatgacaacaagagatagtaatataaagagaactttttcatggagtgaaaacacgaagggtaaatattctaatattattgatgatacagtaattccatcagcaaaaaatgatattgaagatccttcaatgtgcgaggatgcacttgagaaatttactcctcttatgaattccacgatggacatcaattctacttatacgcagaagatgatggacgctaccgcaattgtagaacctttatcaccaataaaatcaaacgaaacggtagtaattaataaaaacttggctagtagtataggaaaaaataatgaacctaaatttacatcacggtcgctgttacgccgggcctctctgcctggcccaggtcacacaccgcgggccagacggacaccagatgtccgcttttccgtacggcgtaccctcaatatctttaagcacccgtcataa